A genome region from Deinococcus sp. KNUC1210 includes the following:
- a CDS encoding bifunctional nicotinamide-nucleotide adenylyltransferase/Nudix hydroxylase, which yields MPAVSARHRKRTFGVYIGRFEPPQLAHLAVMQEALNEVQKLIVVIGSARAARNVKNPFTAEERQEIITDMLREVGIRPSRLLFVHVRDYFYNENLWLSEVQRGVAAFTRGSSDVALIGHLKDDSSYYLRSFPAWEFLPTHVVSPLSATQVRRAYFEGDSAAVSAMVPPAVGQFLTRFGSGPDYAALRQEYDYLKEYRAAWATSPFPPVFVTTDAVLTRSGHVLLVRRAGQPGHGRLAMPGGFLNVNETLLTSCIGKVQEETGLNPAIALAGSLRAQAVFDYPDRSLRGRTITHAFHFDLGLGQLPALRPGPSNADAFWMPLSEALSQPEAFFEDHHAIIEHFVLKG from the coding sequence ATGCCAGCAGTTTCCGCACGCCACCGCAAGCGCACCTTCGGCGTGTATATCGGGCGCTTTGAGCCGCCGCAGCTGGCCCATCTGGCGGTCATGCAGGAGGCGCTGAACGAGGTGCAGAAGCTGATCGTGGTGATCGGCTCGGCGCGGGCGGCCCGCAACGTCAAGAATCCGTTTACTGCCGAGGAACGTCAGGAGATCATCACCGACATGCTGCGGGAAGTGGGAATTCGGCCCAGCCGCCTGCTGTTCGTGCATGTGCGCGACTACTTCTACAACGAGAACCTGTGGCTGAGCGAGGTGCAGCGCGGCGTGGCGGCCTTTACACGCGGCAGCAGTGACGTGGCGCTGATCGGGCATCTGAAGGACGACAGCAGCTACTATCTGCGCTCGTTTCCGGCCTGGGAGTTCCTGCCGACACACGTGGTCAGTCCACTGTCGGCCACTCAGGTACGCCGCGCCTACTTTGAGGGCGACAGCGCTGCCGTGAGCGCGATGGTGCCGCCCGCCGTGGGGCAGTTTCTGACGCGCTTTGGATCGGGGCCAGACTACGCGGCGCTGCGTCAGGAATACGACTACCTGAAGGAGTACCGCGCTGCCTGGGCCACCTCGCCGTTTCCCCCGGTCTTTGTGACCACCGACGCCGTGCTGACTCGCAGCGGTCATGTGCTGCTGGTGCGCCGCGCCGGGCAGCCAGGGCACGGACGACTCGCCATGCCGGGCGGCTTTCTGAACGTGAACGAAACGCTGCTGACCTCGTGTATCGGCAAGGTGCAGGAGGAAACCGGGCTGAATCCGGCGATTGCCCTGGCGGGCAGCCTGCGTGCTCAGGCGGTCTTCGACTACCCAGACCGCTCGCTGCGGGGGCGAACCATCACCCACGCCTTTCATTTCGATCTGGGACTGGGCCAGCTGCCCGCCCTGCGCCCCGGCCCCAGCAACGCCGACGCCTTCTGGATGCCGCTGAGCGAGGCGCTGTCTCAGCCGGAAGCCTTTTTCGAAGACCACCACGCGATCATCGAACATTTCGTGCTGAAGGGCTGA
- the acs gene encoding acetate--CoA ligase → MSDSIDHVLQEEHLVAPSPEFVQRASLHAEDYQRMHRESLDDPEAFWGRVAGELHWHAPWTQVLDWQEPHAQWFVGGKTNIAYNALDRNVQRGLGDKRAIVWEGEDGEIRTFTYSQLLEDVQRAANVLTALGVVAGDRVTLYLPMIPEAVISMLACARIGAIHSVVFGGFSVNALADRIGNAESKLLITADASYRRGAVVPLKDNADAAAQKAGVLEKMLVVRRAGSPVQMQEGRDVWWHEAMQDAGTEHEAAALDSEHPLFVLYTSGSTGKPKGVVHTTGGYMAATYLTMGAVFDLKDDDLFWCTADVGWVTGHSYIVYGPLLNGASVLMYEGAPNQPDWGRYWDMIERHNVSILYTAPTAIRSFMRAGDEFPNRFDLSSLRLLGSVGEPINPEAWRWYWRVIGGERCPVIDTWWQTETGSIMLTTLPGAFPAKPGSAGLPMFGVDAAIMNMQGEELEANEGGYLVIRRPWPSMLRTVYGDDNRYRKTYWGEIPHVYFAGDGARRDSDGYFTVVGRVDDVLNVSGHRLGTMEIESALVSHPSVAEAAVVGKPDAVKGESVVAFVLTQSGHTVDPVELRKHVTREIGALARPDAIYIADALPKTRSGKIMRRFLRQVAAGQEISGDTSTLEDPAVLERLAATQVQ, encoded by the coding sequence ATGTCCGATTCAATCGATCACGTGTTGCAGGAAGAGCATCTCGTCGCGCCCAGCCCCGAATTCGTCCAGCGTGCTTCGCTGCATGCCGAGGACTATCAGCGGATGCACCGCGAAAGCCTGGACGACCCCGAGGCCTTCTGGGGCCGAGTGGCCGGAGAACTGCACTGGCACGCGCCCTGGACGCAGGTCCTCGACTGGCAGGAGCCGCACGCGCAGTGGTTCGTGGGCGGAAAGACCAACATCGCCTACAACGCCCTCGACCGCAACGTGCAGCGCGGCCTGGGCGACAAACGGGCCATCGTCTGGGAGGGCGAGGACGGCGAGATTCGCACCTTCACATACTCGCAGCTGCTGGAAGACGTGCAGCGGGCCGCCAACGTCCTGACTGCGCTGGGCGTGGTGGCGGGTGACCGCGTGACGCTGTATCTCCCGATGATTCCGGAAGCGGTGATCTCGATGCTGGCGTGTGCGCGGATCGGGGCCATTCACAGCGTGGTGTTCGGCGGCTTTTCGGTGAATGCGCTGGCCGACCGCATCGGCAATGCCGAGAGCAAACTGCTGATCACCGCCGACGCCAGCTACCGCCGGGGCGCAGTCGTGCCCCTGAAAGACAACGCCGATGCCGCCGCGCAGAAGGCAGGCGTGCTGGAAAAGATGCTGGTGGTGCGCCGGGCGGGCAGCCCCGTGCAGATGCAGGAGGGGCGCGACGTGTGGTGGCACGAGGCCATGCAGGACGCGGGCACCGAGCACGAAGCCGCCGCCCTCGACAGCGAACACCCACTGTTCGTGCTGTACACCAGCGGCAGCACCGGCAAGCCCAAGGGCGTCGTTCACACCACGGGCGGCTACATGGCGGCGACATACCTGACCATGGGCGCGGTCTTCGATCTGAAGGACGACGACCTGTTCTGGTGCACCGCCGATGTGGGCTGGGTCACGGGGCACAGCTACATCGTGTATGGGCCACTGCTGAACGGCGCGAGCGTGCTGATGTACGAGGGCGCCCCGAACCAGCCCGACTGGGGCCGCTACTGGGACATGATCGAGCGCCACAACGTCAGCATCCTGTACACCGCGCCCACCGCCATTCGCAGCTTCATGCGGGCAGGCGACGAATTCCCGAACCGCTTCGACCTCAGCAGTTTGCGCCTGCTGGGTTCGGTGGGCGAGCCGATCAACCCCGAGGCGTGGCGCTGGTACTGGCGGGTGATCGGCGGCGAGCGCTGCCCGGTCATCGATACCTGGTGGCAGACCGAGACCGGCAGCATCATGCTGACGACGCTGCCGGGTGCCTTTCCCGCCAAGCCCGGCAGCGCGGGCCTGCCGATGTTCGGGGTCGATGCCGCCATCATGAACATGCAGGGCGAAGAGCTGGAGGCCAACGAGGGCGGGTATCTGGTGATCCGGCGGCCCTGGCCGAGCATGCTCCGCACGGTCTACGGCGACGACAACCGCTACCGCAAGACCTACTGGGGCGAGATTCCCCACGTGTACTTCGCGGGCGACGGTGCACGCCGGGACAGCGACGGGTACTTCACGGTGGTCGGGCGAGTCGATGACGTGCTGAACGTCTCGGGGCACCGCCTGGGGACCATGGAGATCGAATCGGCACTGGTGAGCCATCCGAGCGTGGCCGAGGCCGCCGTGGTGGGCAAACCCGACGCGGTGAAGGGTGAAAGCGTGGTGGCGTTCGTTCTGACGCAGTCGGGGCACACGGTTGACCCGGTCGAGCTGCGAAAGCACGTGACCCGCGAGATCGGCGCACTGGCGCGGCCCGACGCCATCTACATCGCAGATGCGCTGCCCAAGACCAGAAGCGGCAAGATCATGCGGCGCTTTCTGAGGCAGGTGGCGGCGGGGCAGGAGATCAGCGGCGATACGAGCACGCTGGAAGACCCAGCCGTGCTGGAACGGCTGGCAGCAACGCAGGTGCAGTAA
- the moaA gene encoding GTP 3',8-cyclase MoaA, giving the protein MPSSQADLFPTLTDALGRPLRDLRLSVTDRCNLRCTYCMPKEVFGPDFAFLPRSELLSFEELERLTRVFVRGGVQKLRLTGGEPLLRKGLPELIARLVGIEGVQDIAMTTNGLLLPRLAHDLKAAGLKRVTVSLDSFDPEVFGRMNGLGVHPERVLDGIEAALTAGLGVKINTVVQRGVNDHTLGELWRALRGKAVLRFIEFMDVGNHNGWNLDAVLPPREVLARLADGTDEVFAPVEANYRGEVATRYTDAQGHEAGLITSVSAPFCGDCTRARLSAVGVLYTCLFASGGLDLRSPLREGASDDEVYALLSERWHARSDRYSEERGEATRKDGSASRQKVEMSHIGG; this is encoded by the coding sequence GTGCCTTCCAGTCAAGCCGATCTCTTCCCAACGCTGACCGACGCGCTGGGTCGCCCGCTGCGCGATCTGCGGCTGTCGGTCACAGACCGCTGCAACCTGCGCTGCACCTACTGCATGCCCAAAGAGGTCTTCGGCCCCGATTTCGCCTTCCTCCCCAGAAGCGAGCTGCTGAGCTTCGAGGAACTGGAGCGCCTGACCCGCGTGTTTGTGCGTGGCGGCGTTCAGAAGCTGCGGCTGACCGGGGGCGAGCCGCTGCTGCGAAAGGGTCTGCCCGAACTGATTGCCCGTCTGGTCGGCATCGAGGGCGTGCAGGATATCGCCATGACCACCAACGGGCTGCTGCTGCCGCGTCTGGCACACGATCTGAAGGCGGCTGGCCTGAAGCGCGTCACGGTCAGTCTCGACAGCTTCGACCCGGAAGTGTTCGGGCGCATGAATGGGCTGGGTGTGCACCCCGAACGGGTGCTGGACGGAATCGAAGCGGCGCTGACGGCGGGGCTGGGCGTCAAGATCAATACCGTGGTGCAGCGCGGCGTGAACGATCACACGCTGGGTGAACTGTGGCGGGCGCTGCGTGGCAAGGCGGTGCTGCGCTTCATCGAGTTCATGGATGTGGGCAACCACAACGGCTGGAATCTGGATGCGGTGCTTCCCCCACGCGAAGTGCTGGCGCGGCTGGCAGACGGAACGGATGAGGTCTTCGCGCCTGTGGAGGCCAACTACCGGGGCGAGGTGGCGACCCGCTATACCGACGCTCAGGGGCACGAGGCGGGCCTGATCACCAGCGTCAGCGCTCCGTTCTGCGGCGACTGCACGCGGGCGCGTCTCTCGGCAGTGGGCGTGCTGTACACCTGCCTGTTCGCGTCGGGCGGCCTGGATCTGCGGTCTCCGCTGCGGGAAGGAGCGTCCGACGACGAGGTGTACGCCCTGCTGTCAGAGCGCTGGCACGCCAGAAGCGACCGCTATTCCGAAGAGCGGGGAGAGGCGACCCGCAAAGACGGCTCGGCTTCGCGGCAGAAGGTCGAGATGTCGCATATCGGCGGCTGA
- a CDS encoding GntR family transcriptional regulator — protein MAKYPLIKTTLKDRLLGGDYSEGLPLPSEPQLAREFEVSRMTARRAIDELEREGYVYRVQGAGTFPTGKRFRQGMFRVRPFKEWARDPEQRNTILQSMELRATPEIATVLQVSAGDPVIFVHRLRFAGEEPLVIEKRYIDARLAGDLLSHNLAAESIHEVMVTMGVALTRVEQSLEAVNLRQEESDLLRVPLGTAAFLLRRTTYSGTRRASYVNYWVRGDRYAFQDSFEP, from the coding sequence ATGGCAAAGTACCCGCTGATCAAGACCACCCTGAAAGATCGCCTTCTGGGTGGAGACTATTCGGAAGGGTTGCCGCTCCCCAGCGAGCCGCAACTCGCCCGCGAATTTGAAGTGTCGCGTATGACCGCCCGCCGCGCCATCGACGAACTGGAGCGCGAGGGCTACGTGTACCGCGTGCAGGGCGCGGGTACCTTTCCAACCGGCAAGCGATTTCGGCAGGGCATGTTCCGGGTACGTCCCTTCAAGGAATGGGCACGTGATCCCGAACAGCGCAACACCATTCTGCAGAGCATGGAACTGCGGGCCACGCCAGAAATCGCCACCGTGCTGCAGGTCAGTGCGGGCGACCCGGTGATCTTTGTCCACCGCCTGCGCTTTGCCGGGGAAGAACCGCTGGTCATCGAGAAGCGTTACATCGATGCGCGGCTGGCAGGCGACCTGCTGAGCCACAACCTGGCCGCCGAGAGCATCCACGAGGTGATGGTCACGATGGGCGTGGCCCTGACCCGCGTCGAGCAGAGCCTGGAAGCGGTCAACCTGCGCCAAGAAGAATCCGATCTGCTGCGTGTGCCGCTCGGAACAGCGGCCTTTTTATTGCGCCGCACCACCTACAGCGGCACCAGAAGAGCCAGTTACGTGAACTACTGGGTTCGCGGCGACCGGTATGCATTCCAGGACAGTTTCGAGCCATAA
- a CDS encoding ATP cone domain-containing protein, translated as MAESLLNAGATPGSAAAVARNVETWLKQQKQWYTTPEDLRALLVRLGRPLLGDEVAERVGVQIPAFQDILVRTQKRVLPFSRGVLSRSLEDLGLAPREAYTLASQVDQRLRQDGVQSLSAEEIDDLTERTLLERHGEQMRLTYRFLRTNRGRLGVLGSESSLPSPFSKGILVQSLLAAGVAPDYARKVARSTQRQLRGAEDRLVTRTQIREKVEELLRGEVGPDVAARYRLLRVIRKPPRPLMILLGGVSGTGKSLLAAEIAYRLGISRIVSTDSIREVMRAVVSRDLVPTLHASTFNAWEALIPPEAQRPDHPTERQLLEGFREQVQQVSVGLSAVVSRSLEEGVSTVLEGVHLVPGYLRVSDFVGAIVVPILITLPSDDDHRQHFESRERETSNHRPRSRYMQYFGEIRTMQGYLERLAKQQGVPLLDGLSLDESADQAVGLVLQQVLKELSPEERTALLGEAESSAVGALQEAE; from the coding sequence GTGGCTGAGTCGCTCCTGAATGCCGGGGCCACACCGGGCAGCGCGGCAGCCGTGGCACGCAACGTCGAGACATGGCTGAAGCAGCAGAAACAGTGGTACACCACGCCCGAAGACCTGCGAGCGCTGCTGGTACGGCTGGGCCGCCCGCTGCTGGGCGACGAGGTGGCCGAGCGGGTCGGCGTGCAGATTCCAGCCTTTCAGGACATCCTGGTCCGCACTCAGAAGCGTGTCCTGCCCTTCTCGCGCGGGGTACTGTCGCGCAGTCTGGAAGACCTGGGCCTGGCCCCCCGCGAGGCCTATACCCTGGCGAGCCAAGTCGATCAGCGGCTGCGGCAGGACGGCGTGCAGTCGCTGAGTGCCGAAGAGATCGACGACCTGACCGAGCGTACCCTGCTGGAGCGGCACGGCGAGCAGATGCGCCTGACCTACCGGTTCCTGCGAACGAACCGGGGCCGCCTGGGTGTCCTGGGCAGCGAGAGCAGCCTGCCCTCGCCCTTTTCCAAGGGCATTCTGGTGCAGTCGCTGCTGGCGGCGGGCGTGGCGCCCGATTATGCCCGCAAGGTGGCCCGCAGCACCCAGCGTCAACTGCGCGGCGCAGAAGACCGGCTGGTGACGCGCACCCAGATCAGGGAAAAGGTCGAGGAACTGCTGCGCGGCGAGGTGGGGCCGGATGTGGCGGCGCGTTACCGCCTGCTGCGCGTGATTCGCAAGCCGCCGCGCCCGCTGATGATTTTGCTGGGCGGCGTGAGCGGGACCGGCAAGAGTCTGCTGGCTGCCGAAATCGCCTACCGCCTGGGCATCTCACGCATCGTTTCGACCGACAGCATCCGCGAGGTGATGCGGGCTGTCGTGAGCCGCGACCTGGTACCCACGCTGCATGCCAGCACCTTCAATGCCTGGGAAGCGCTGATTCCGCCGGAAGCACAGCGGCCCGACCACCCCACCGAGCGGCAGCTGCTGGAAGGCTTCCGCGAACAGGTGCAGCAGGTAAGCGTCGGTCTGAGCGCGGTGGTCAGCCGCAGCCTGGAAGAAGGCGTCAGTACCGTGCTGGAAGGCGTCCATCTGGTGCCCGGCTACCTGCGCGTGTCTGATTTCGTCGGTGCCATCGTGGTGCCGATTCTGATCACGCTGCCCAGCGACGACGACCATCGCCAGCATTTCGAGTCGCGCGAGCGTGAAACCTCCAATCACCGCCCTCGCAGCCGCTATATGCAGTATTTCGGCGAAATTCGCACCATGCAGGGTTACCTGGAACGGCTGGCAAAGCAGCAGGGCGTGCCGCTGCTCGACGGGCTGAGCCTTGACGAGTCGGCGGATCAGGCCGTGGGGCTGGTGCTCCAGCAGGTGCTCAAAGAGCTGTCGCCAGAAGAGCGCACCGCCCTGTTGGGAGAAGCGGAATCGAGCGCGGTGGGAGCGTTGCAGGAAGCAGAGTAA
- a CDS encoding TetR/AcrR family transcriptional regulator, with the protein MESTSLRERQKERRRARIYAVAIDMFKQGGFQTTTATDIARASNVSRGTFFNYYPYKEAVLLDYGSEVFEGLRLHAEQQLAAGIAPMTVLQDVWMRLAEQNMLERDLIPPLAYEVLNPDPERARTAYRALPLGKVIEMILRPMQHSGQLRADLSLSRMSNLIADTYLMIALRWSAYGSDRSLKEEMRLTLAFLMDGVLRR; encoded by the coding sequence ATGGAGTCCACCTCGCTGCGCGAACGACAGAAAGAGCGCCGTCGCGCCCGCATTTATGCTGTCGCCATCGACATGTTCAAACAGGGCGGTTTCCAGACCACCACTGCCACCGACATCGCCCGTGCCAGCAACGTCTCACGTGGCACGTTCTTCAACTACTATCCCTACAAGGAAGCGGTTCTGCTCGATTACGGCAGCGAGGTCTTCGAGGGCCTGCGGCTGCACGCCGAACAGCAGCTCGCTGCCGGAATCGCGCCCATGACCGTTCTTCAGGATGTGTGGATGCGGCTGGCCGAACAGAACATGCTGGAACGCGACCTGATTCCGCCGCTGGCCTACGAGGTCCTCAATCCCGATCCGGAACGCGCCCGAACGGCTTACCGCGCCCTGCCGCTGGGCAAGGTGATCGAGATGATTCTGCGGCCCATGCAGCACAGCGGGCAACTCCGCGCCGATCTGAGCCTGAGCCGCATGAGCAACCTGATTGCCGATACCTATCTGATGATCGCGCTGCGCTGGAGCGCCTACGGCAGTGACCGCTCACTGAAAGAAGAGATGCGCCTGACGCTGGCCTTCCTGATGGACGGCGTGTTGCGGCGATAG
- a CDS encoding TrkA family potassium uptake protein, with the protein MKAKQCLVIGLGRFGTAVATTLYEMGHEVVAVDTNEDNVERVMNLVTHAAVLDATEERALKSIGVADFDVVVVGIGSDVQAAILATLNAKSLGAPYVVAKAIHEMARRVLERVGADLVIRPEHDMGVRIARQIATPNMVDTLDLGSDYAIVEVEANERLKGNLRDLNLTGRFGVQVIAINRSGRVEVSPRAEEELRPHDKLVLIGTAHAIDEVRRYLG; encoded by the coding sequence ATGAAAGCCAAACAATGTCTGGTCATCGGTCTGGGCCGCTTCGGGACTGCTGTCGCCACCACCCTTTACGAGATGGGGCATGAAGTTGTGGCCGTGGACACCAACGAGGACAATGTCGAACGGGTGATGAATCTGGTGACCCATGCCGCCGTTCTCGACGCCACCGAGGAACGCGCCCTGAAGAGCATCGGTGTGGCCGACTTCGACGTGGTGGTAGTCGGCATCGGCAGCGACGTGCAGGCAGCGATCCTGGCGACGCTGAACGCCAAGAGTCTGGGCGCACCCTACGTCGTCGCCAAGGCGATTCACGAGATGGCGAGGCGCGTGCTGGAGCGGGTCGGAGCCGATCTGGTCATCCGGCCAGAGCACGATATGGGCGTGCGGATCGCCCGGCAGATCGCCACACCCAACATGGTCGATACGCTCGATCTGGGATCGGATTACGCCATCGTGGAAGTCGAGGCCAACGAGCGGCTGAAAGGAAATCTGCGCGATCTCAACCTGACCGGACGCTTCGGCGTGCAGGTGATCGCCATCAACCGTAGCGGGCGGGTGGAAGTTTCACCCCGCGCCGAGGAAGAACTCAGGCCACACGACAAGCTGGTACTCATCGGCACCGCCCATGCCATCGACGAAGTTCGGCGGTATCTGGGCTGA
- a CDS encoding TrkH family potassium uptake protein, whose protein sequence is MTRPLKRPLLSHFSPPQLIALSFALAIAVGSGLLLLPFAQQDGQRLDVLTAVFTATTALCVTGLKLIDPARTLSVPGQLVMLLLIQLGGLGLITFGTVFALALRRRVKFSERLRLAQQVSAFDVGGVLGLIRKIFVYTLIIEGLGTLLLALRFVPQFGWGQGLYYSLVHAVSAFNNAGFSLFGNSLQAYRADPLVCLTMCALVILGGLGFLVQVNVVAHLLRRRSERLLVHSRLVLTTTLLLLVAGTLLIAAFEWNNPLTLGPLTLGEKLLTSFVSSVMPRTGGFSTLNTELLRPATLFLTIFLMFVGASPGGAGGGIKTSTLAVIAGSAWSMVRGQGEMVAFHRRIEESTVLRAMTVGLLASAVVGVMLLLMLAFNTTPRLDFSHLAFETVSAFSTVGLSMNTTPDTNTAQRVILIVLMYLGRIGPLTFALALGQRVKRRDVSYPPERDILIG, encoded by the coding sequence ATGACCCGTCCTCTGAAACGCCCGCTGCTTTCGCACTTCTCCCCTCCCCAGCTCATCGCGCTGTCGTTTGCACTGGCAATCGCTGTGGGAAGTGGGCTGCTGCTGTTGCCCTTCGCCCAGCAGGACGGGCAGCGACTGGACGTGCTGACAGCCGTTTTTACCGCCACCACCGCCCTGTGCGTGACCGGCCTGAAACTGATCGATCCGGCCCGAACGCTCAGTGTGCCGGGGCAGCTCGTCATGTTGCTGCTGATCCAGCTCGGCGGCCTGGGCCTGATCACCTTCGGGACGGTGTTTGCGCTGGCCCTTCGCAGACGCGTGAAGTTCAGCGAACGGCTGCGGCTGGCTCAGCAGGTCAGCGCCTTCGACGTGGGTGGTGTGCTGGGCCTGATCCGCAAGATCTTCGTGTATACCCTCATCATCGAGGGGCTGGGCACCCTGCTGCTGGCGCTGCGTTTCGTGCCGCAGTTCGGCTGGGGGCAGGGGCTGTACTACAGCCTGGTGCATGCCGTCAGCGCCTTCAACAATGCCGGGTTCTCGCTGTTCGGCAACAGTCTGCAGGCGTACCGCGCCGATCCGCTCGTCTGCCTGACTATGTGTGCGCTCGTGATTCTGGGCGGCCTGGGCTTTCTGGTGCAGGTCAATGTGGTCGCGCACCTGCTGCGCCGCCGATCTGAACGCCTGCTGGTCCACAGCCGCCTTGTCCTGACCACCACCCTGCTGCTGCTGGTGGCCGGAACCCTGCTGATCGCCGCCTTCGAATGGAATAACCCGCTGACGCTGGGGCCACTGACGCTGGGCGAGAAACTGTTGACCAGTTTCGTGAGCAGCGTGATGCCGCGCACCGGGGGATTCAGCACCCTGAACACCGAACTGCTGCGTCCGGCCACACTGTTCCTGACGATCTTCCTGATGTTCGTGGGGGCCAGTCCGGGCGGTGCGGGCGGCGGCATCAAGACCAGTACCCTCGCGGTCATCGCGGGGAGTGCCTGGAGCATGGTGCGCGGGCAGGGCGAAATGGTGGCCTTTCACCGCCGCATCGAGGAAAGTACGGTGCTGCGGGCCATGACGGTGGGCCTGCTGGCGAGCGCTGTCGTGGGCGTGATGTTGCTGCTGATGCTGGCCTTCAACACCACGCCCCGCCTCGACTTCTCGCATCTGGCCTTCGAGACGGTCTCGGCCTTCAGCACGGTGGGTCTGTCGATGAATACCACCCCCGATACCAATACCGCTCAGCGCGTCATTCTGATCGTGCTGATGTATCTGGGACGGATCGGCCCGCTGACCTTCGCGCTGGCCCTGGGTCAGCGGGTCAAGCGCCGGGACGTGAGCTACCCGCCTGAACGCGACATCCTGATCGGCTGA
- a CDS encoding type I phosphomannose isomerase catalytic subunit, which translates to MTVNTDPAAAPVLPQTLFLLEPQYRERVWGGQRLLAHTPPIGEAWIAHGESVVGSGAAQGHTLDALLRGELAGLDAASLLGTEVAAHTSGFPLLIKLLDCADWLSVQVHPNDEQASTMVGPGMLGKTEAWHFLEVEPGAEILAGVTRGTSAAELAAAIRGGTVLDVSQRHGVQAGDTAFIPAGTLHALGPGMLLYEVQEASDTTYRVYDWDRPASAGRALHIEESVAVTDPALRGDLRRAAETHGQGVLTSCEYFVLEGETLSGGAEQATTGGQHFHLITVVEGAAALVCGSERLELGKFQTALVAGAAGAYQLSALEEGARVLRSSVPAAAH; encoded by the coding sequence ATGACTGTCAACACCGATCCTGCCGCCGCGCCTGTCCTGCCTCAGACGCTGTTTCTGCTGGAACCTCAGTACCGGGAACGGGTCTGGGGAGGGCAGCGCCTGCTTGCCCATACGCCGCCCATCGGAGAGGCCTGGATTGCTCACGGCGAGAGTGTGGTCGGAAGTGGGGCCGCGCAGGGGCACACGCTCGACGCCCTGCTGCGGGGCGAACTGGCAGGTCTGGACGCTGCCTCGCTGCTGGGGACAGAGGTGGCGGCCCACACCAGCGGCTTTCCTCTGCTGATCAAGCTGCTCGACTGCGCCGACTGGCTGAGCGTGCAGGTCCATCCCAACGACGAGCAGGCCAGCACGATGGTCGGGCCGGGCATGCTGGGCAAGACCGAGGCGTGGCACTTTCTGGAGGTCGAGCCGGGCGCCGAGATTCTGGCGGGTGTCACGCGGGGCACCTCTGCCGCCGAACTCGCGGCTGCCATCCGGGGCGGGACCGTGCTGGATGTGTCGCAGCGCCACGGTGTCCAGGCGGGCGACACCGCCTTCATTCCGGCAGGAACGCTGCACGCACTGGGGCCGGGCATGCTGCTGTACGAGGTGCAGGAAGCCAGCGACACCACCTACCGCGTCTACGACTGGGACCGCCCTGCCAGCGCGGGCCGGGCGCTGCACATCGAGGAGTCGGTGGCCGTGACCGATCCGGCGCTACGGGGCGACCTGCGCCGGGCAGCGGAAACCCACGGGCAGGGTGTGCTGACGTCCTGCGAGTACTTCGTGCTGGAAGGGGAGACGCTGAGCGGCGGGGCAGAGCAGGCAACCACCGGGGGACAGCACTTCCACCTCATCACGGTGGTGGAAGGCGCGGCGGCGCTGGTCTGCGGCAGCGAGCGTCTCGAACTCGGCAAATTTCAGACGGCGCTGGTGGCAGGCGCGGCGGGTGCTTATCAGCTCAGTGCGCTGGAAGAAGGGGCGCGGGTCCTCCGTTCCAGCGTTCCCGCCGCCGCACACTGA
- a CDS encoding DdrH: MSNPYAEWFEQIRAEYGEQLREMPLPNGLPEHLHALIEARDEEAISFMLKLAWQFGAQAGFAAGQSQGTQPTVPRRTTVQA; the protein is encoded by the coding sequence ATGTCCAATCCCTACGCAGAATGGTTCGAGCAGATCCGGGCAGAGTACGGTGAGCAGCTCCGAGAGATGCCGCTTCCCAACGGCCTGCCGGAGCATCTGCACGCCCTGATCGAAGCCCGCGACGAGGAAGCCATCAGCTTCATGCTCAAGCTGGCGTGGCAGTTCGGCGCACAGGCTGGCTTTGCCGCCGGACAGAGCCAGGGCACGCAGCCCACGGTTCCGCGCCGCACCACCGTCCAGGCCTGA